CAGTAAGACTACATGATCCAGCTGATTGCGCAGCTGATCGAGTTTAGTCCGTTCCTCCTTAGCTTTTTCATAGGCATCAATAGAAATCTGCGAATAAATACCCGTATCAGTTATTCTTTCCAGCAGTTCACTTCTTTCATTTTCATCCGCTTTCAGAAAACGGGTAAAATCGCCCTGCGATAAAATCACGGAACGTAAAAACTGATTATAATCCAGACCACATAAATTGACAATTTCATCTCTTACGTCCTGTAAAGGATGTTCAATGATAATCGTACCGCTGATGGCTTCCGCCAGCTCCATCTTTTGTGTTTGCAGCTGTCCCTCTGCCTTACCCCGGCTGCGTCTGATAGACCATTTGGCCCTGTATAATTTATCCTTAACTTCAAATTCAACTTCTGCAAAAGATTCACCCGTATGGCGGGTCATAATCTCAAACACATCTTTAGTATGGCGGTGTACCCGTCCGTATAAAGCAACTGTGATCGCATCCAGTATAGTAGTTTTTCCTGCTCCGGTAGGCCCTGTAATGGCAAATATTCCACTTTCAGTAAACGGAGGCCGGTCAAAACGAATCTCGTGCTGACCTTTCAGCGAATTAAGATTTAAAAATCTGACACTGATAATCTTCATGGCTTATCCTCCTTTTGTGCCATATATTCCAGTACCTCATTAAAAGTGAGCAGCAGTTCAGCATGATCCTTGTCCGGGAACTCTGCTGCACAGCGCTTTAAAAACACGGTTTTAGGATCAAGATCTGTTAAAGCCATTGCTTCACCGGTCTGTTCATCCAGGTTTCGTGCAGCTCTTGTTCTGAGTTGTCTCGGAAAAATTCTGTCTATAAAAGGTTTATTAACTATCAGCGTATTCAGTTGTTCGTCCAGGTCAAAAATAAAGGTTTCAGTTTCTACCTGAACCTCTACCCATGCAGGATACATTGTCCCGGGATTTTCCAGTAAAACCAGTTTGGTTTTTACCTTTTCAAAATCCCCCTTGATTCTGATCAGTTTGCGATAAGCAGGTACTTCAATTTCTTCCAGACTAACCATTTTACCGGCAGTAAATTCAAGAACAATCACCTGTTTCCTGTCATCTGTTTCAGAAAAACTCAATGGAATAGGTGATCCGGAGTAGCGGATATGGTTCATTTGATTAATGACCTGCGGACGATGGATATGGCCAAGAGCTACATAATCGAACTCCTGCGGGAACTGATCTCCCCCAACCTGTCCGAGATTCCCCACATGAATCTCCTTTTCACTGTCCGAAGTACTTGAGCCCGCAGCAAAAAGATGTCCTGTAGCAATTACAGGAATATGTTTAGTCTTATAATCTGTTATATATTCTTTAAAACGATGATAATGATCACAAATCCCCTGTTTGATTCTGTTTTCCCTTTCTTCGGCAGTTTCGCCCGAAACAGAAAGTCTGATGTCCCGGTCACGCAGAAACGGAACGGCACAAACAACCAGTTCCAGCTCGCCGGAAGGATTTTTGATTTCAATAATCTGATCTGTAAATTCT
This portion of the Pedobacter lusitanus genome encodes:
- a CDS encoding exonuclease SbcCD subunit D C-terminal domain-containing protein — its product is MRILHTADWHLGKRLEQSERTDEHQAFLNWLILTLQTEKIDVLIVAGDIFDTGSPSNAAFEQYYGFLRQVKDTPCREVIIIGGNHDSISTLNAPSALLKYFNVHIIGGVPEEFTDQIIEIKNPSGELELVVCAVPFLRDRDIRLSVSGETAEERENRIKQGICDHYHRFKEYITDYKTKHIPVIATGHLFAAGSSTSDSEKEIHVGNLGQVGGDQFPQEFDYVALGHIHRPQVINQMNHIRYSGSPIPLSFSETDDRKQVIVLEFTAGKMVSLEEIEVPAYRKLIRIKGDFEKVKTKLVLLENPGTMYPAWVEVQVETETFIFDLDEQLNTLIVNKPFIDRIFPRQLRTRAARNLDEQTGEAMALTDLDPKTVFLKRCAAEFPDKDHAELLLTFNEVLEYMAQKEDKP